The genome window CATTATTTCATACATTTCGATTTTACGAATAATATTATCAATTTCGCCACCTGTAAGGTCAAATTGTTCGGCAAGTTTTTTACAATTATTTATTGATAATCTAGGAATTTTAAGTTTCCAAATTTTAGCTCTAGATATATTATCAGGCTTACAAAATTTAAGTTTAAATAAAAAACGTCTTTCAAAAGCTTTATCAATATTAGAAATAAGATTTGTTGTTGCTATGAAAATTCCGTCAAATTTTTCTAATTCTTCAAGTATAATGTTTTGCATAGCATTTTCGGTTTGTGCCACATTTGAAGACTCAATATTTTTTCGCTTTGAAATAATTGCATCGGCTTCGTTAAATAGCAAAATTGGTGTTCTTTCTGCTTGTTCTGAATATTGTTTGTAATCAGTAAATATTTTTCTAACAACTTTTTCACTTTGTCCGAACCACATTGACTTTGCACTACTTATATCAACATACATAATTTCTCTTCCCGATGTTTTAGCAAGCTGATATACTGTTTCGGTTTTTCCTGTTCCTGGTCCGCCATAAAATAAAGCTGTAATGCCTTTGGAAAGTTTTTTTGTTTCAAGTTTTTCTTGTAATTTCTTAAATTCATCTTCTTTAAGAAAATTACCTATTACTTTTATTTCGGAATCTTCTTTTGAGTTATAAATAAGAGTTTTTTCTTTTATTTTATCTGGATTTATAATATTATCTTCATTAACTTTTTTAACAAGAATATTTATCCCTGATTCTTTTAGAATAGTCTTTGCGTTATTTGTCAATAATAAGTCAGCATCATTATAATAAAAATCTTCTTCAAGTTCTACTAAATCTAATTCTAAAAGTTGGTTTTTCTTATTGAAAAAACTTTGCATATAATGAAGTTTTGCAGATGGGTGATCATATAGATATTCAGCAATTTTGTTTAAAGAAGAACTCTTACTCCTAGTAGCTAAAATTTCCCATATAAGATATAAGAAGGTAAATGTATTATCATCATCAAATTTATATTTCAACAATCTCTTAACAAACTCAAATTTTTTGTTATTATTTAGTGTGGTGCGAATTTCTTTTTTTAGTTCACATGCAGATATTTTGTCTTCATCGCGATCTTCGCTTAAATAATAAACACTTTCAAATAATTCAAAAATATTT of Bacteroidales bacterium contains these proteins:
- a CDS encoding AAA family ATPase, producing MGKILKNKVLHSLGIVYEKSKSCKLSLDFLKKIDYEVEFLKEYFNCNEIQILILSFIFVETYKCSYVDTTDIIDYFKCNPMELLKHNEEIDSLVEKGIIKRTTMKRGRFRKSADKNEKFVVNERVFTSILNNEKLAENTSEKFENIFELFESVYYLSEDRDEDKISACELKKEIRTTLNNNKKFEFVKRLLKYKFDDDNTFTFLYLIWEILATRSKSSSLNKIAEYLYDHPSAKLHYMQSFFNKKNQLLELDLVELEEDFYYNDADLLLTNNAKTILKESGINILVKKVNEDNIINPDKIKEKTLIYNSKEDSEIKVIGNFLKEDEFKKLQEKLETKKLSKGITALFYGGPGTGKTETVYQLAKTSGREIMYVDISSAKSMWFGQSEKVVRKIFTDYKQYSEQAERTPILLFNEADAIISKRKNIESSNVAQTENAMQNIILEELEKFDGIFIATTNLISNIDKAFERRFLFKLKFCKPDNISRAKIWKLKIPRLSINNCKKLAEQFDLTGGEIDNIIRKIEMYEIM